Proteins encoded together in one Orcinus orca chromosome 13, mOrcOrc1.1, whole genome shotgun sequence window:
- the LOC125960849 gene encoding LOW QUALITY PROTEIN: uncharacterized protein LOC125960849 (The sequence of the model RefSeq protein was modified relative to this genomic sequence to represent the inferred CDS: substituted 1 base at 1 genomic stop codon) gives MGQSMTTPLSLTLSHWTEVRARAHNFSVEVKKGKWQTLCASEWPTFQIGWPPEGSYSLDKIRLLKSKIFNIGPHGHPDQVPYVLVWEDLILSPPPWVRPFVSSTGTSAHTSAASEILALKKNPNTEKLPGAPDPPKAIYPDPQSDLLLLDSPPPYPPAPNPLPPRGPPAPLPSAPRGPSMMEEERGPSAGTRSRRAISPDSTALPLREYGPPDGQGNRPLQYWPFSSADLYNWKMHNPTFSENPQALTALIESLVFSHQPTWDDCQLLLQTLLTTEERQRVLLEARKNVLGANGQPTQLPNEIDVGFPLVRPNWDFNAPEGRERLKMYRQALVVGLHGAARRPTNLAKVREVTQGPQESPTVFLERLMEAFRRFTPYDPTSEEHRATIAMAFIDQAAPDIKKKLQRLDGLQGFSLQELVKEADKVYNKRETEEEKEERKQKEQEAREIRRDKRQERNLSKILATVVGGRNTGDRNRQEGRTADRRRPLDKDQCAYCKEKGHWARECPKKKNGGRPTRNKILTLEEEDXESQGSNPLPEPQVTLKVEGEPVQFLVDTGAQHSVLLHSKGPISAKRSWVQGATGNKQYSWTTRRTVDLGIGRVTHSFLIIPECPYPLLGRDLLSKVGAQIHFQPEGPTITDNKGRLLQILTMRLEDEYKLYEKPSSLRVNVTDWVTRFPQAWTETAGMGMAKNRPPVLVELKATATPITVRQYPMSKEAKDGIRPHIQRLLELGILVRCQSTWNTPLLPVKKPGTNDYQPVQDLREVNKRVADLHPTVPNPYNLLSTLPPQHTWYTVLDLKDAFFCLRLSPLSQPYFAFEWKDPASGISGQLTWTCLPQEFKNSPTIFDEALHQDLALYRESNPQVTLLQYVDDILLAAETQEDCIKGTEKLLTELRTLGYRASAKKAQICQQQVSYLGYLLKGGQRWLTESRKDTVAQIPAPKNARQVREFWGMAGFCRLWIPGFAKLTAPLCPLTKNSTPFVWGDKEQRAFDQIKRALLSAPALGLPDVTKPFHLYVAENKGIAKGVLTQKLGPWNRPVAYLSKKMDPVVSGWPTCLKIIAAVAVLVKDADKLTLGQNLTITAPHALENVIRQPPDRWLTNARMTHYQTLLLNSDRIKFAPATGLNPATLLPDPDLEGSTIIHDCQEVLAAAHGSRPDLTDLPLPDADFTWFTDGSSFLEGGKRRAGAAVVDGKQVIWAAALPQGTSAQRAELIAMTRALEMAENKKVNIYTDSRYAFATAHIHGTIYQQRGLLTSSGREIKNKDEIVALLVALMLPTKVSIIHCPGHQKDNTPITRGNNMADKVAREMASGEVILGLSDKVPEKPGSDEEIIPTTTKGSLSPQQAESMLPQIHRWTHLGTKKMISLLHKTGYGTPGLTKLAEQIVQECVPCQQVNAHRGKLETGKRLRGDHPGTYWEVDFTEVRPGRYGNKYLLVFIDTFSGWIEAFPTKKETAAVVAKKILEEIFPRFGAPKVIGSDNGPAFVAQVSQDVARYLGTDWKLHCAYRPQSSGQVERMNRTLKETLTKLSLETGSTDWTVLLPLALFRVRNTPSRYHLTPFEVLYGAPPPLLTLGEEIKPDCQNNTDLYARLLGLQLVQKEIWSQLAEAYQPGTPGETHLFQVGDSVYVRRHRTQTLEPRWKGPYTVLLTTPTAIKVDGIAAWIHASHVKAAPATASSGWWAQRTDNPLKL, from the coding sequence atgggacaaagtatgacgactcctctttcccttaccctaagccattggaccgaagttcgggccagagcccataatttttcggtagaggtaaagaaaggaaagtggcagactttgtgtgcctctgaatggccaacatttcagataggatggccccctgaaggatcctattcattagacaagattaggctgctgaagtctaagatatttaatataggaccccacggacatccagaccaagtaccatacgtcttggtctgggaagatttaattctctccccacctccgtgggtccggccctttgtttcctcaacaggcACGTCCGCGCACACATCAGCAGCGTCAGAGATATTAGccctaaagaaaaaccccaacacggaaaagctacccggcgccccagatccaccgaaagcgatttatcctgacccgcagtccgatttgcttcttttggattccccacccccttatcctccggccccaaatcccctaccacctagaggacccccagctccactgccctcagcaccaaggggaccatccatgatggaagaagaaaggggtccctcagcgggcactaggagccggagggctatctccccggactccactgccctacctcttagagaatatggcccccccgatggccaagggaatagacctctccaatattggcccttttcctctgcagatctttataattggaaaatgcataacccaactttttccgaaaatccacaggcccttaccgctttaatagaatctcttgttttctcccaccagcccacatgggatgattgtcagctgctgcttcagactctcctaacgactgaggagaggcaacgggttcttttagaagccagaaaaaatgtattaggtgccaatgggcaacctacccagctgcctaacgagattgatgttggtttcccactcgtcaggccaaactgggatttcaatgccccggaaggtagggagcgcctgaaaatgtatcgccaggctctggtggtgggtctccatggagcagccagacggcccactaatttggctaaggtaagggaagtcactcaggggccccaggaatcaccaactgtgttcctggaacgtttaatggaagcctttagacgctttaccccttatgatccaacttcggaggaacatagggctactatagcaatggctttcatagatcaagcggcccctgatattaaaaaaaaattacagaggctagatggcttgcagggattttcgcttcaggagttagtaaaagaggcagataaagtatataacaaaagagaaacagaggaagagaaggaagaaagaaagcagaaagagcaggaagcccgtgaaataagacgggataagagacaggagaggaatttaagtaagatactggccactgtggttggaggaagaaatacaggggatagaaataggcaggaagggcgaacggcagacagaaggcggccattagacaaggaccaatgtgcctactgtaaagaaaaaggacattgggcgagagaatgccctaagaaaaagaatggaggaaggccaaccagaaacaaaatcttaacattggaagaagaagactaggaaagtcagggctcgaaccctctccccgagccccaggtaactcttaaagtggagggggaacctgttcaatttttggtggatactggagcccagcactccgtccttctccactcaaaaggtcctatctcagctaaaaggtcatgggtacaaggagccactgggaataaacaatattcatggaccacacgaaggacagtagatcttgggattggacgagtaacccattcatttttgattattccggaatgcccctatcctttgctgggaagagacttgctctccaaagtgggggctcaaattcacttccaaccagaaggtcccaccataactgacaataagggaagattactccaaatattgactatgagattggaagatgaatataaattatatgaaaaaccttcatctctacgggttaatgtcacagattgggtaactcggttcccgcaagcctggacagaaaccgctggtatggggatggctaaaaatcggcccccagtactagtggaactcaaggcaactgccaccccaataacggttcgtcaataccccatgagtaaggaagccaaagacggcatccgtcctcacatacagaggttgctggaattgggcattctggtaagatgtcaatccacgtggaatacccctcttttgccagttaagaaaccgggaactaatgattaccaaccagtgcaagacctgcgtgaggtaaataaacgagtggcggacctccaccccacagtaccaaatccttataatctcttaagcactcttccgccccaacatacatggtatactgttttggaccttaaagatgcttttttctgtctaagactttctcccctcagccagccttactttgccttcgaatggaaggacccagcatcaggaatatctggccaactgacatggacttgtttacctcaggaatttaagaactcccctaccatcttcgatgaagctcttcatcaggacttagcgttatatagagaatcaaatccacaggtaacgctacttcaatatgttgatgacatcttattagctgctgaaacccaggaagattgtatcaagggaactgaaaaactgttaacagagctcagaaccctgggatatagagcttcagccaagaaagcacaaatatgccaacaacaggtcagttacctggggtacctgttaaaagggggacaaagatggctcacggagagcagaaaggatacggtggcccaaattccggctcccaaaaacgccaggcaggttagagaattttgggggatggccggattctgtagactatggattccagggtttgccaagctgacagccccattgtgccccctaaccaaaaacagcactcctttcgtttggggcgataaggaacaacgggcttttgaccaaatcaaacgagctttactttcagctccagccctaggactgccagatgtaaccaaaccttttcatttatatgtggccgaaaataagggcattgcaaaaggagtattgactcagaaattgggtccctggaatcgcccagttgcttatttgtcaaaaaaaatggaccctgtggtatcaggatggcccacctgtttaaagataatcgctgcagtagccgttctggtcaaagatgctgacaaactaactttaggacaaaatctaacgataacagctcctcatgccctggagaatgtaatccgtcaaccaccggataggtggctaactaatgccaggatgacccattaccaaaccctgttgctaaactcagatcgcatcaagtttgctccagccacaggactcaatccagctaccttgctacctgatcccgatttagaaggctccaccatcatccatgattgtcaggaagtgttggctgcagcacacggtagtagaccagatctgacggacctaccccttcctgatgctgattttacttggtttactgatgggagcagtttcctggaaggaggtaagcgtcgggctggggcagccgtggtagacggaaaacaagtcatctgggcagctgcgctaccacaagggacctcagcccaacgagctgaattaattgccatgacaagggcactggagatggcagagaataaaaaggtaaacatctacacggacagtagatatgcatttgctaccgctcatatccacggtaccatctaccaacagagagggttgctaacctcaagtggcagagaaattaaaaacaaagacgaaattgtggctctattggttgcacttatgcttcccactaaagttagcatcattcactgccctggacaccagaaagacaataccccaataactaggggtaataatatggctgacaaggtggcccgagaaatggcatcgggagaagtcattttaggactgtcagataaagttcctgaaaaaccaggcagcgacgaggaaatcatcccgaccacaaccaaaggatctttgtcccctcagcaagcagaatccatgttaccacagattcatagatggacacacctggggactaaaaaaatgatatccctgttacataaaaccgggtacggaacccctggattgacaaaattagctgaacaaattgtacaggaatgtgttccatgtcaacaggtaaatgctcacaggggaaaacttgaaactggaaaaaggctcaggggagaccacccaggaacttactgggaggtggactttaccgaagtacgtcctggaaggtacggtaataaatacctcctggtttttatagatactttttcaggatggatagaagccttcccaacgaagaaagaaacagctgctgtggtagccaaaaagatcctagaagaaatttttcctcgatttggggcaccaaaggtaatagggtccgacaatggtccggccttcgtcgcccaggtaagtcaggatgtggccagatatttggggactgattggaaattacattgtgcatatagaccccagagttcaggtcaggtagaaagaatgaatagaactctaaaagagaccctaactaaattgtccttggagactggcagtacagattggacggtgctccttcctttagccctgttccgggttaggaatacaccttcccggtaccatcttactccttttgaggtgctatacggggccccacctccccttctcaccttaggagaagaaataaaaccagactgtcaaaataacactgacttgtatgctaggctattgggactccaactggtccaaaaggagatatggtcccaactcgccgaggcctaccaaccgggaacaccaggagaaactcatcttttccaagtcggagactccgtgtacgtccgtcggcatcgaacccagacgttggaacctcgatggaaaggaccatacaccgtcctcctcaccaccccaacggccataaaagtggacggcatcgctgcctggattcatgcttcacacgtgaaagctgcaccagcgacggcatcatcaggatggtgggcccaaagaacagacaacccgctcaaactc
- the LOC125960850 gene encoding LOW QUALITY PROTEIN: uncharacterized protein LOC125960850 (The sequence of the model RefSeq protein was modified relative to this genomic sequence to represent the inferred CDS: substituted 1 base at 1 genomic stop codon), which produces MGQSMTTPLSLTLSHWTEVRARAHNFSVEVKKGKWQTLCASEWPTFQIGWPPEGSYSLDKIRLLKSKIFNIGPHGHPDQVPYVLVWEDLILSPPPWVRPFVSSTGTSAHTSAASEILALKKNPNTEKLPGAPDPPKAIYPDPQSDLLLLDSPPPYPPAPNPLPPRGPPAPLPSAPRGPSMMEEERGPSAGTRSRRAISPDSTALPLREYGPPDGQGNRPLQYWPFSSADLYNWKMHNPTFSENPQALTALIESLVFSHQPTWDDCQLLLQTLLTTEERQRVLLEARKNVLGANGQPTQLPNEIDVGFPLVRPNWDFNAPEGRERLKMYRQALVVGLHGAARRPTNLAKVREVTQGPQESPTVFLERLMEAFRRFTPYDPTSEEHRATIAMAFIDQAAPDIKKKLQRLDGLQGFSLQELVKEADKVYNKRETEEEKEERKQKEQEAREIRRDKRQERNLSKILATVVGGRNIGDRNRQEGRTADRRRPLDKDQCAYCKEKGHWARECPKKKNGGRPTRNKILTLEEEDXESQGSNPLPEPQVTLKVEGEPVQFLVDTGAQHSVLLHSKGPISAKRSWVQGATGNKQYSWTTRRTVDLGIGRVTHSFLIIPECPYPLLGRDLLSKVGAQIHFQPEGPTITDNKGRLLQILTMRLEDEYKLYEKPSSLRVNVTDWVTRFPQAWTETAGMGMAKNRPPVLVELKATATPITVRQYPMSKEAKDGIRPHIQRLLELGILVRCQSTWNTPLLPVKKPGTNDYQPVQDLREVNKRVADLHPTVPNPYNLLSTLPPQHTWYTVLDLKDAFFCLRLSPLSQPYFAFEWKDPASGISGQLTWTCLPQEFKNSPTIFDEALHQDLALYRESNPQVTLLQYVDDILLAAETQEDCIKGTEKLLTELRTLGYRASAKKAQICQQQVSYLGYLLKGGQRWLTESRKDTVAQIPAPKNARQVREFWGMAGFCRLWIPGFAKLTAPLCPLTKNSTPFVWGDKEQRAFDQIKRALLSAPALGLPDVTKPFHLYVAENKGIAKGVLTQKLGPWNRPVAYLSKKMDPVVSGWPTCLKIIAAVAVLVKDADKLTLGQNLTITAPHALENVIRQPPDRWLTNARMTHYQTLLLNSDRIKFAPATGLNPATLLPDPDLEGSTIIHDCQEVLAAAHGSRPDLTDLPLPDADFTWFTDGSSFLEGGKRRAGAAVVDGKQVIWAAALPQGTSAQRAELIAMTRALEMAENKKVNIYTDSRYAFATAHIHGTIYQQRGLLTSSGREIKNKDEIVALLVALMLPTKVSIIHCPGHQKDNTPITRGNNMADKVAREMASGEVILGLSDKVPEKPGSDEEIIPTTTKGSLSPQQAESMLPQIHRWTHLGTKKMISLLHKTGYGTPGLTKLAEQIVQECVPCQQVNAHRGKLETGKRLRGDHPGTYWEVDFTEVRPGRYGNKYLLVFIDTFSGWIEAFPTKKETAAVVAKKILEEIFPRFGAPKVIGSDNGPAFVAQVSQDVARYLGTDWKLHCAYRPQSSGQVERMNRTLKETLTKLSLETGSTDWTVLLPLALFRVRNTPSRYHLTPFEVLYGAPPPLLTLGEEIKPDCQNNTDLYARLLGLQLVQKEIWSQLAEAYQPGTPGETHLFQVGDSVYVRRHRTQTLEPRWKGPYTVLLTTPTAIKVDGIAAWIHASHVKAAPATASSGWWAQRTDNPLKL; this is translated from the coding sequence atgggacaaagtatgacgactcctctttcccttaccctaagccattggaccgaagttcgggccagagcccataatttttcggtagaggtaaagaaaggaaagtggcagactttgtgtgcctctgaatggccaacatttcagataggatggccccctgaaggatcctattcattagacaagattaggctgctgaagtctaagatatttaatataggaccccacggacatccagaccaagtaccatacgtcttggtctgggaagatttaattctctccccacctccgtgggtccggccctttgtttcctcaacaggcACGTCCGCGCACACATCAGCAGCGTCAGAGATATTAGccctaaagaaaaaccccaacacggaaaagctacccggcgccccagatccaccgaaagcgatttatcctgacccgcagtccgatttgcttcttttggattccccacccccttatcctccggccccaaaccccctaccacctagaggacccccagctccactgccctcagcaccaaggggaccatccatgatggaagaagaaaggggtccctcagcgggcactaggagccggagggctatctccccggactccactgccctacctcttagagaatatggcccccccgatggccaagggaatagacctctccaatattggcccttttcctctgcagatctttataattggaaaatgcataacccaactttttccgaaaatccacaggcccttaccgctttaatagaatctcttgttttctcccaccagcccacatgggatgattgtcagctgctgcttcagactctcctaacgactgaggagaggcaacgggttcttttagaagccagaaaaaatgtattaggtgccaatgggcaacctacccagctgcctaacgagattgatgttggtttcccactcgtcaggccaaactgggatttcaatgccccggaaggtagggagcgcctgaaaatgtatcgccaggctctggtggtgggtctccatggagcagccagacggcccactaatttggctaaggtaagggaagtcactcaggggccccaggaatcaccaactgtgttcctggaacgtttaatggaagcctttagacgctttaccccttatgatccaacttcggaggaacatagggctactatagcaatggctttcatagatcaagcggcccctgatattaaaaaaaaattacagaggctagatggcttgcagggattttcgcttcaggagttagtaaaagaggcagataaagtatataacaaaagagaaacagaggaagagaaggaagaaagaaagcagaaagagcaggaagcccgtgaaataagacgggataagagacaggagaggaatttaagtaagatactggccactgtggttggaggaagaaatataggggatagaaataggcaggaagggcgaacggcagacagaaggcggccattagacaaggaccaatgtgcctactgtaaagaaaaaggacattgggcgagagaatgccctaagaaaaagaatggaggaaggccaaccagaaacaaaatcttaacattggaagaagaagactaggaaagtcagggctcgaaccctctccccgagccccaggtaactcttaaagtggagggggaacctgttcaatttttggtggatactggagcccagcactccgtccttctccactcaaaaggtcctatctcagctaaaaggtcatgggtacaaggagccactgggaataaacaatattcatggaccacacgaaggacagtagatcttgggattggacgagtaacccattcatttttgattattccggaatgcccctatcctttgctgggaagagacttgctctccaaagtgggggctcaaattcacttccaaccagaaggtcccaccataactgacaataagggaagattactccaaatattgactatgagattggaagatgaatataaattatatgaaaaaccttcatctctacgggttaatgtcacagattgggtaactcggttcccgcaagcctggacagaaaccgctggtatggggatggctaaaaatcggcccccagtactagtggaactcaaggcaactgccaccccaataacggttcgtcaataccccatgagtaaggaagccaaagacggcatccgtcctcacatacagaggttgctggaattgggcattctggtaagatgtcaatccacgtggaatacccctcttttgccagttaagaaaccgggaactaatgattaccaaccagtgcaagacctgcgtgaggtaaataaacgagtggcggacctccaccccacagtaccaaatccttataatctcttaagcactcttccgccccaacatacatggtatactgttttggaccttaaagatgcttttttctgtctaagactttctcccctcagccagccttactttgccttcgaatggaaggacccagcatcaggaatatctggccaactgacatggacttgtttacctcaggaatttaagaactcccctaccatcttcgatgaagctcttcatcaggacttagcgttatatagagaatcaaatccacaggtaacgctacttcaatatgttgatgacatcttattagctgctgaaacccaggaagattgtatcaagggaactgaaaaactgttaacagagctcagaaccctgggatatagagcttcagccaagaaagcacaaatatgccaacaacaggtcagttacctggggtacctgttaaaagggggacaaagatggctcacggagagcagaaaggatacggtggcccaaattccggctcccaaaaacgccaggcaggttagagaattttgggggatggccggattctgtagactatggattccagggtttgccaagctgacagccccattgtgccccctaaccaaaaacagcactcctttcgtttggggcgataaggaacaacgggcttttgaccaaatcaaacgagctttactttcagctccagccctaggactgccagatgtaaccaaaccttttcatttatatgtggccgaaaataagggcattgcaaaaggagtattgactcagaaattgggtccctggaatcgcccagttgcttatttgtcaaaaaaaatggaccctgtggtatcaggatggcccacctgtttaaagataatcgctgcagtagccgttctggtcaaagatgctgacaaactaactttaggacaaaatctaacgataacagctcctcatgccctggagaatgtaatccgtcaaccaccggataggtggctaactaatgccaggatgacccattaccaaaccctgttgctaaactcagatcgcatcaagtttgctccagccacaggactcaatccagctaccttgctacctgatcccgatttagaaggctccaccatcatccatgattgtcaggaagtgttggctgcagcacacggtagtagaccagatctgacggacctaccccttcctgatgctgattttacttggtttactgatgggagcagtttcctggaaggaggtaagcgtcgggctggggcagccgtggtagacggaaaacaagtcatctgggcagctgcgctaccacaagggacctcagcccaacgagctgaattaattgccatgacaagggcactggagatggcagagaataaaaaggtaaacatctacacggacagtagatatgcatttgctaccgctcatatccacggtaccatctaccaacagagagggttgctaacctcaagtggcagagaaattaaaaacaaagacgaaattgtggctctattggttgcacttatgcttcccactaaagttagcatcattcactgccctggacaccagaaagacaataccccaataactaggggtaataatatggctgacaaggtggcccgagaaatggcatcgggagaagtcattttaggactgtcagataaagttcctgaaaaaccaggcagcgacgaggaaatcatcccgaccacaaccaaaggatctttgtcccctcagcaagcagaatccatgttaccacagattcatagatggacacacctggggactaaaaaaatgatatccctgttacataaaaccgggtacggaacccctggattgacaaaattagctgaacaaattgtacaggaatgtgttccatgtcaacaggtaaatgctcacaggggaaaacttgaaactggaaaaaggctcaggggagaccacccaggaacttactgggaggtggactttaccgaagtacgtcctggaaggtacggtaataaatacctcctggtttttatagatactttttcaggatggatagaagccttcccaacgaagaaagaaacagctgctgtggtagccaaaaagatcctagaagaaatttttcctcgatttggggcaccaaaggtaatagggtccgacaatggtccggccttcgtcgcccaggtaagtcaggatgtggccagatatttggggactgattggaaattacattgtgcatatagaccccagagttcaggtcaggtagaaagaatgaatagaactctaaaagagaccctaactaaattgtccttggagactggcagtacagattggacggtgctccttcctttagccctgttccgggttaggaatacaccttcccggtaccatcttactccttttgaggtgctatacggggccccacctccccttctcaccttaggagaagaaataaaaccagactgtcaaaataacactgacttgtatgctaggctattgggactccaactggtccaaaaggagatatggtcccaactcgccgaggcctaccaaccgggaacaccaggagaaactcatcttttccaagtcggagactccgtgtacgtccgtcggcatcgaacccagacgttggaacctcgatggaaaggaccatacaccgtcctcctcaccaccccaacggccataaaagtggacggcatcgctgcctggattcatgcttcacacgtgaaagctgcaccagcgacggcatcatcaggatggtgggcccaaagaaccgacaacccgctcaaactc